The Podospora pseudopauciseta strain CBS 411.78 chromosome 2 map unlocalized CBS411.78m_2, whole genome shotgun sequence genome has a window encoding:
- a CDS encoding uncharacterized protein (EggNog:ENOG503NZ7I; COG:E): protein MASSGPITTPLTTLLGIKHPILLAGMARTSSAPLAAAVSNAGGLGVIGGFMYTPDQLRGIVTELKSLLAHPSLPFGIDLALPQVGGNARKTNHDYTNGKLDELIDITIESGAKLFVCAVGVPPKHVIERLHNAGILIMNMVGHPKHAVKALDLGVDMVCPQGGEGGGHTGDISGTVLIPAVVDVARKYKPQMLNGQSAMVVAAGGIHNGRGLAAALMQGAVGVWVGTRFVASVEAGCSEQHKQAVVECGFDETERTLVLSGRPLRMKTNDWVRGWHAKPDMIRELTGKGVVPIEYDLDKGNEIDVPHLMGQVAGAIQKVQPAREIVEEMVEEAVQMLRLGGQYLAGNKGSKL, encoded by the coding sequence ATGGCCTCCTCcggccccatcaccaccccgcTCACAACCCTCCTGGGAATCAaacaccccatcctcctcgccggcaTGGCCcgcacctcctccgccccgcTCGCCGCCGCGGTCTCCAACGCCGGCGGTTTAGGGGTTATCGGCGGCTTCATGTACACCCCCGACCAGCTCCGCGGCATCGTCACAGAGCTCAAGTCCCTGCTTGctcacccctccctccccttcggTATCGATCTTGCCCTCCCACAAGTCGGGGGCAACGCGAGAAAGACAAACCACGATTACACCAACGGTAAACTCGACGAGCTGATTGATATCACGATTGAGTCCGGAGCAAAACTGTTTGTTTGCGCGGTGGGGGTCCCGCCGAAGCATGTAATTGAACGGTTGCACAACGCAGGGATTCTAATCATGAACATGGTTGGTCACCCCAAGCACGCGGTGAAAGCGTTGGATCTTGGGGTTGATATGGTCTGCCCtcaggggggggaggggggggggcacaCGGGGGATATCAGTGGGACGGTGCTTATTCCTGcggtggttgatgttgcgAGGAAATACAAACCCCAGATGCTCAACGGGCAGAGTGCTATGGTTGTTGCTGCGGGAGGGATTCATAACGGGAGGgggctggctgctgctttGATGCAGGGTGCTGTTGGGGTTTGGGTCGGGACGCGGTTTGTTGCTTCGGTTGAGGCGGGGTGTTCGGAGCAGCATAAGCAGGCTGTTGTCGAGTGCGGCTTTGACGAGACGGAGAGGACATTGGTGTTGAGTGGACGGCCGttgaggatgaagacgaaTGATTGGGTTAGGGGGTGGCATGCGAAGCCGGATATGATTAGGGAGTTGAccgggaagggggtggtgccgaTTGAGTATGATCTTGATAAGGGGAATGAGATTGATGTGCCTCATCTCATGGGCCAGGTTGCGGGCGCGATCCAAAAGGTGCAGCCGGCCAGGGAGATTGtcgaggagatggtggaggaggcggtgcagatgttgaggttgggggggcaGTATCTTGCCGGGAATAAAGGGTCCAAGTTGTAG
- a CDS encoding uncharacterized protein (COG:S; EggNog:ENOG503NW0F; MEROPS:MER0059846), with translation MDWFGRAKIDFAHAATPLPLTRKDGSQTDLLKVVEAAVPKCQMNPLLFNGHLQTMYTAVKEHGPQIYYKRKIFDADHKTYAGTFAVDFVVPQHKDFDEELPPRTAFYPEEEFAGIGSDDSKPMLIALHGLSGGSHEIYLRHAIAPLVMDGGEWEVCVVNARGCANSKVTTGVLFNARATWDVRQFVKWARKMFPNRPLFGVGFSLGANIMTNYVGEEGANCPLKAAIAVSNPFDLEVSNKGLQRTWLGKEVYSKIMGNNLKKLFEQHKEQILKYTNVDYDRVQKVTYLHEFDRAVQTVTWGYPTENAYYRDASSCDAILAIRTPFLAISAVDDPIAVKEAIPYQEFAVNPYTVLCTTSLGGHLSWFEIGGGRWHPKPICNFLNAMATDINLEAVSREEKMVGDGKYQFNTDFNPVRRKLNVLE, from the exons ATGGACTGGTTCGGCCGCGCCAAAATCGACTTTGCCCACGCAGCCACCCCCCTGCCCTTAACCAGGAAAGATGGCTCCCAAACCGACCTCCTCAAGGTCGTCGAGGCCGCCGTGCCAAAATGTCAGATGAACCCCCTTCTTTTCAACGGCCATCTCCAGACCATGTACACAGCCGTCAAGGAGCACGGCCCGCAAATCTACTACAAGAGAAAGATCTTTGACGCCGACCACAAGACCTACGCCGGCACTTTTGCTGTCGACTTTGTTGTTCCTCAACACAAGGACTTTGACGAGGAGCTCCCGCCGAGAACGGCGTTTTACCCGGAGGAAGAGTTTGCTGGTATTGGGTCTGATGATAGCAAGCCTATGCTGATAGCGCTGCATGGGCTTTCGGGGGGGTCTCATGAGATTTATCTCCGACATGCTATTGCTCccttggtgatggatgggggcGAGTGGGAGGTTTGTGTGGTTAATGCGAGAGGTTGCGCGAACAGCAAGGTGACGACGGGGGTGTTGTTCAATGCGAGGGCGACGTGGGATGTGAGGCAGTTTGTCAAgtgggcgaggaagatgttTCCCAACAGACCTCTGTTTGGGGTGGGTTTCTCGCTTGGTGCCAATATTATGACCAATTacgttggcgaggagggtgcaAACTGCCCATTGAAGGCGGCCATTGCCGTGAGCAACCCTTTCGACTTGGAGGTGTCAAACAAGGGGCTTCAGAGGACAtggttggggaaggaggtcTACTCCAAGATCATGGGCA ACAACCTCAAAAAACTCTTTGAGCAACACAAGGAGCAAATCCTCAAATACACCAACGTGGACTACGACCGCGTCCAAAAAGTCACCTACCTCCACGAGTTTGACCGCGCAGTCCAGACCGTCACATGGGGTTACCCTACCGAAAACGCCTACTACCGTGACGCTTCCTCCTGCgacgccatcctcgccatccgCACCCCCTTCCTGGCCATCTCCGCAGTTGATGACCCAATTGCCGTCAAGGAAGCCATTCCCTACCAGGAGTTCGCCGTGAACCCTTACACAGTTCTCTGCACGACGTCTCTTGGCGGGCATCTGTCTTGGTTCGAAATTGGTGGCGGGAGGTGGCATCCCAAGCCAATCTGCAATTTCCTGAACGCGATGGCGACTGATATCAACTTGGAGGCCGTGAGCagagaggagaagatggtTGGGGATGGAAAGTACCAGTTTAATACCGACTTTAAcccggtgaggaggaagttgaaTGTACTCGAGTAA
- a CDS encoding uncharacterized protein (COG:O; EggNog:ENOG503NV61; MEROPS:MER0003909; BUSCO:EOG09260DFH), which translates to MSTEAQKPRFRKVQSFQSDYAPTGITQYVSERSGMQVIVADRKGPKVNGYFTLATEIFDDSGAPHTLEHLVFMGSKSYKYKGLLDKLAGRAYSNTNAWTAVDHTAYTLETAGWDGFAQILPVYLEHVILPNITDDACVTEVHHIDGEGNDAGVVYSEMQALQYSSSELMDLQARRLLYPENIGFRYETGGMMEALRVLTPNRIREFHKAMYQPQNLAVIITGEADHEDLLKILDTFEESIKDDIPPPNPSFKRPFVDSPQPPPLEKTIVQTVEFPEEDESTGEILVAFFGPSCIDQIEGTAVNILMTYLCGSSVSIIENTIVEREQLASSVSYWWDSRPNSVIWFQPTGVATEKLAFVEQRLVDLLKEVASKPLDMNYINECLQREKRQVKLQAESSEQFYASNIITDYLFGKRDGSTLRDLETLKEYDVLEKWTDEQWRAFLKKWISDAHHVSILGKPSHELAKKLKAGEEERIAKRKEELGKDGLEALKNKLETAKQNNEKPIPPEVLDQWPVPGTESIHFIESLTARSGKARALGASDNKAQKIIDAAPQGKPLFVQFEDVPSNFVHLTLHVGLSETAVKYKPLLSLFTDNFFNSPVIRDGKRLEFEEVVKQLEKDTISYHISSASRLSDYEGLAIQFQVDPGKYTTIIDWLRTLMFDIVFDPVRIKAAIVKALADIPELKRDGRTMAQEVDMAIHFRPEAYLSAKRTLVKAVYLRRLKKLLEKEPETVLGWFEELRKSLFSFQNLRVLVTADVAKLSNPVAAWDALTSHPDLNPTKDVLPIVKLSAMLNEEGQSPGSVGSVIIPMTTLDSSYSVSTATGLSSYSSPLLPAFLVAQAYLEAVEGPLWNAVRGNGLAYGVSFSREIDGGYLQFKVYRSPDASKAIEASRATVAKLASGEEPLDRHLIEGAVSSIVFGVADEQSTMTAAAQQNYMISVVRGLEQGWNKKILARVREVTEEEIREVMREVILPVFEPGRSNVVVTCAPIMEENIVKTLGERGYKTQVQTLTHFYDDYGLKADEEDGEDEEEEDDDEDMSDGSYESGSEEEDGL; encoded by the exons ATGTCGACCGAGGCTCAAAAACCACGGTTCCGCAAGGTCCAAAGCTTTCAGTCCGACTATGCCCCAACTGGCATCACCCAGTACGTCTCTGAGCGAAGTGGCATGCAGGTTATTGTGGCCGACCGCAAGGGCCCCAAGGTCAACGGCTACTTCACACTAGCCACCGAGATCTTTGACGACTCTGGTGCGCCTCACACATTGGAACATTTGGTCTTTATGGGCTCCAAGAGCTACAAGTACAAGGGCCTGCTCGACAAGCTGGCCGGCAGAGCCTACTCCAACACCAATGCATGGACTGCCGTCGACCACACCGCTTACACCCTTGAAACTGCCGGGTGGGATGGCTTTGCTCAGATCCTCCCTGTCTACCTCGAGCATGTCATTCTCCCTAACATCACGGATGATGCCTGTGTGACCGAGGTTCATCACATTGACGGCGAGGGCAACGATGCCGGTGTCGTATACTCTGAGATGCAAGCTCTTCAGTACAGCAGCTCTGAGCTGATGGATCTTCAGGCTCGCCGGTTGCTGTATCCTGAAAATATTGGTTTCAGATACGAGACTGGCGGTATGATGGAGGCGCTTCGGGTCTTGACTCCCAACAGAATTCGTGAATTCCACAAGGCCATGTACCAGCCCCAGAATCTGGCTGTCATCATCACTGGTGAGGCTGACCACGAGGACCTGCTGAAGATCTTGGACACGTTTGAGGAGAGCATCAAAGATGatatcccaccaccaaaccccagCTTCAAGCGCCCATTCGTTGActctccccaaccacctcctctcgAAAAGACCATTGTCCAGACGGTCGAGTTTCCTGAGGAAGACGAGTCCACCGGCGAAATCCTTGTGGCTTTCTTCGGACCCAGTTGCATCGACCAGATCGAGGGCACAGCGGTTAACATCTTGATGACCTACCTCTGCGGCTCGTCGGTCTCCATCATCGAAAACACCATCGTGGAGAGAGAGCAGCTGGCTAGTTCGGTTTCGTACTGGTGGGACTCGAGACCAAACTCCGTCATCTGGTTCCAGCCAACTGGTGTTGCCACTGAGAAGCTTGCCTTTGTCGAGCAGCGCCTGGTTGACCTTCTCAAGGAAGTCGCCTCGAAGCCTCTTGATATGAACTATATCAATGAATGCCTCCAGCGTGAGAAGCGCCAAGTGAAACTTCAGGCGGAATCCTCCGAGCAGTTCTATGCCAGCAACATTATTACGGATTATTTGTTTGGCAAGCGGGACGGCTCTACCCTGAGAGACCTGGAGACCCTGAAGGAGTATGATGTGCTCGAGAAGTGGACTGATGAGCAGTGGCGTGCCTTTTTGAAGAAGTGGATCTCTGACGCCCATCACGTCTCTATTCTCGGAAAGCCATCGCAtgagctggccaagaagctcaaggctgGCGAAGAGGAGCGCATCGccaagaggaaggaggagctcggAAAGGACGGTCTCGAGGCTCTCAAGAACAAGCTCGAGACTGCCAAGCAGAACAACGAGAAGCCAATTCCTCCTGAGGTGTTGGATCAGTGGCCAGTTCCTGGAACCGAGTCAATTCACTTTATTGAGTCTTTGACCGCGAGATCAGGAAAGGCTCGTGCCCTTGGTGCTTCGGACAACAAGGCGCAGAAGATCATCGATGCAGCTCCTCAAGGAAAGCCCCTTTTTGTGCAGTTTGAGGATGTTCCGTCCAACTTTGTGCACTTGACGCTTCATGTCGGCCTCTCTGAGACAGCAGTCAAGTACAAGcctcttctttccctcttcACCGACAACTTCTTCAACTCCCCCGTCATCCGGGATGGCAAGCGTCTCGAATTCGAGGAAGTCGTCAAGCAGCTTGAAAAGGACACAATCAGCTACCACATCAGCTCGGCCAGCAGACTAAGCGATTACGAGGGTCTGGCTATCCAGTTCCAGGTAGACCCGGGAAAgtacaccaccatcatcgactGGCTGCGCACGCTCATGTTCGACATTGTCTTTGACCCTGTCCGCATCAAGGCTGCCATCGTGAAAGCCCTTGCCGACATCCCCGAGCTCAAGCGCGATGGCCGGACCATGGCTCAGGAAGTCGACATGGCCATCCACTTCCGTCCCGAGGCTTACCTGTCTGCGAAGCGCACCCTCGTCAAGGCGGTCTACCTCCGTCGCCTCAAGAAGCTTCTTGAGAAAGAGCCCGAGACCGTCCTCGGGTGGTTCGAGGAACTCCGCAAGTCTCTCTTTTCGTTCCAAAACCTCCGCGTGCTAGTCACCGCCGACGTGGCCAAACTCTCCAACCCAGTCGCAGCCTGGGACGCactcacctcccaccccgacCTCAACCCAACCAAGGACGTCCTCCCCATCGTCAAACTCTCGGCAATGCTCAACGAAGAAGGGCAATCCCCTGGTTCAGTAGGATCAGTCATCATCCCCATGACAACCCTCGACAGCTCTTACTCCgtctccaccgccaccggccTCTCTTCctactcctcccccctcctcccggccTTCCTCGTCGCCCAAGCCTACCTCGAAGCGGTCGAGGGCCCGCTCTGGAACGCCGTCCGAGGCAACGGTCTTGCCTACGGGGTTTCATTTTCGAGGGAGATAGACGGTGGATACCTCCAGTTCAAGGTTTACCGCTCCCCCGACGCCTCCAAGGCCATTGAAGCCTCCCGCGCGACGGTTGCGAAGTTGGCCTCGGGCGAGGAGCCGCTGGATAGGCACTTGATCGAGGGTGCGGTCAGCTCGATTGTGTTTGGCGTGGCGGACGAGCAGTCTACcatgacggcggcggcgcagCAGAATTACATGATTTCTGTCGTTCGCGGGTTGGAGCAGGGGTGGAACAAGAAGATTCTGGCtagggtgagggaggtgacggaggaggagattagggaggtgatgagggaggtgatcTTGCCGGTTTTTGAGCCGGGGAGGAGCAATGTTGTTGTTACTTGTGCGCCGAtcatggaggag AATATCGTCAAGACGCTGGGCGAGAGGGGTTACAAGACCCAGGTTCAGACGCTTACTCACTTTTATGATGACTATGGTCTCAaggctgatgaggaggatggtgaggatgaggaagaggaggatgacgatgaggataTGAGCGATGGGTCGTATGAGTCTGgttcggaggaggaggatggtctCTAG
- a CDS encoding uncharacterized protein (MEROPS:MER0094384; COG:T; EggNog:ENOG503Q4A2) yields the protein MASNEYYSQTSRADNQYYGGNDQYRTESPSAYSAPAPAYSSHHNLVGPGKDRPPAAQGVSPSPFETVFDDHVYPAAPSSSHQARRLSQQDTSYRPLSRVPSDEMPAYNHAPDDIPLQDNMQKHPTRQHIEMQDHVYDTSSSQHQQPPNKPPSKGRVRLGELGMLGSGKKKIPFVVYFFTIVQVAVFIGELVKNGTSTGSPIMIKPQFNPMIGPSPYILINMGARFVPCMHNVKAIQEAEGPVSWPCPWSTTNENTCTLSELCGFGGVQQPGQPPEPNQWFRFIVPIFLHAGLIHIGFNMLLQLTLGRDMEKHIGSIRFFIVYMSAGIFGFVMGGNFAATGIASTGASGSLFGIIALTFLDLLYSWKDRVNPTKDLMYLFIDIIISFVLGLLPGLDNFSHIGGFLMGLALGICILHSPNSLRRRIGESDVPYANSQVSSGFLKEGTVPPFFKNPVGFFKGRKPLWWGWWLIRVGALILVLVVFVLLLNNFYIHHKPVNNWCELGNLTITRDQETAQQQQAAKRAVEALMGMSRRVLRG from the exons ATGGCTTCCAACGAATACTACAGTCAGACGTCCCGAGCTGACAACCAGTACTACGGCGGCAACGACCAATACCGAACAGAATCCCCCTCTGCTTACTCGGCGCCCGCCCCGGCCTACAGCTCCCACCACAATCTCGTTGGACCTGGGAAGGACCGGCCGCCGGCGGCGCAAGGTGTGTCTCCTTCACCTTTCGAAACCGTTTTCGACGATCATGTCTATCCGGCAGCACCATCCTCAAGCCACCAAGCGCGCCGCCTAAGTCAGCAAGACACGAGCTACCGCCCCCTCTCGCGGGTGCCCTCTGATGAAATGCCTGCTTACAATCATGCCCCAGATGACATCCCGCTGCAGGACAACATGCAGAAGCACCCTACGAGACAACACATCGAGATGCAGGATCACGTCTATGATACTTCGTCGtcgcagcaccagcagccgCCGAACAAACCACCGAGCAAAGGgcgggtgaggttgggggagttgggcATGCTGGGGTcgggaaagaagaagataCCGTTTGTGGTgtatttttttactattgTTCAAGTTGCAGTTTTTATCGGTGAATTGGTCAAGAATG GCACCTCGACCGGCTCCCCAATCATGATAAAACCCCAATTCAACCCCATGATCGGTCCCTCCCCCtacatcctcatcaacatggGTGCCCGCTTCGTCCCCTGCATGCACAACGTCAAGGCCATCCAAGAAGCCGAAGGACCCGTCTCGTGGCCCTGCCCCTGGTCGACCACCAACGAGAACACATGCACCCTCTCGGAGCTCTGTGGCTTCGGCGGTGTCCAACAGCCGGGCCAACCGCCGGAACCGAACCAATGGTTCAGATTCATTGTCCCCATCTTTTTGCACGCCGGTCTGATCCACATCGGCTTCAACATGCTGCTTCAACTCACACTCGGAAGGGACATGGAGAAACACATTGGCTCGATCCGGTTCTTTATAGTGTACATGTCGGCCGGCATCTTTGGTTTCGTCATGGGGGGTAACTTTGCTGCGACTGGCATCGCCAGCACGGGCGCATCAGGTTCATTATTCGGGATTATCGCACTCACCTTTTTGGACCTGTTGTACAGCTGGAAAGACAGGGTGAATCCCACAAAGGACCTGATGTACCTCTTtatcgacatcatcatctcttTTGTCCTGGGTCTCTTGCCCGGTCTGGACAACTTCAGTCACATCGGCGGGTTTTTGATGGGGTTGGCGCTGGGGATTTGTATCCTTCACTCGCCCAActcgttgaggaggaggattggaGAGTCGGATGTTCCCTATGCCAACAGTCAAGTTTCGTCTGGGTTTTTGAAGGAGGGGACGGTACCACCGTTTTTTAAGAATCCCGTGGGCTTTTTCAAGGGGAGGAAGCCGctttggtgggggtggtggttgattcGGGTGGGGGCGCTGAttttggtgctggtggtgtttgtgttgctgttgaataatttttatattcATCACAAG CCTGTGAATAACTGGTGCGAGTTGGGGAATTTGACTATTACGAGGGATCAGGAGActgctcagcagcagcaggcggcgaagagggcggtggaggctTTGATGGGGATGTCGAGACgggttttgaggggttga
- a CDS encoding uncharacterized protein (EggNog:ENOG503P4WQ; COG:U), whose amino-acid sequence MEREREWDYQHHHHTPQLSIPAPQIKPYHRFQLPTTTMASSDPTPSKPPSDSPTPPQGGLLTPSPKYHGTPPLQHHLQLLAAFSSIAALLILRRQTKLSLSSPLTHRPPSVWQKALFYSATYLSFSGLAHDYTGKSIYKRTNDRLDSLFSSSSSSQSSNSIFNPLPEQAQRTKQLIKEERERRRLAEGKPPTEAKEEEEKKGVITKIWMGAEKDGWQERRMEEEKKALEEGKGYGDLIMEQIYEVFGWGGKKDDEKKDKPEEKKKD is encoded by the exons atggagagagagcgagagtGGGA CtaccagcatcaccaccacacacctcAACTCTCTATTCCAGCCCCTCAAATCAAGCCATACCACAGATTTCAACTTCCCACCACTACCATGGCCTCCTCCGaccccaccccttccaaacccccctccgattcccccacccctccccaagGAGgtctcctcaccccctcacccaaaTACCACggcaccccccccctccaacaccacctccaactcctcgccgccttctcctctatcgccgccctcctcatTCTCCGCCGACAAACCaaactctccctctcctcccccctcacccaccgCCCGCCCTCGGTCTGGCAAAAAGCCCTCTTCTACTCAGCCACCTACCTCTCCTTTTCCGGGCTCGCCCACGACTACACCGGCAAGTCAATCTACAAGCGCACCAACGACCGTCTCGACTccctcttttcctcctcctcctcttcccaatcatcaaactcaatcttcaacccccttcccgaACAAGCCCAGCGGACAAAGCAGCTAatcaaggaggagagggagcggaggaggttAGCTGAGGGTAAGCCGCCAACAGAGgcaaaagaggaggaggagaagaagggtgtcatcaccaagatATGGATGGGGGCTGAAAAGGACGGGTGGCAAGAGAGAAGaatggaagaagaaaaaaaagcgctggaagaagggaaggggtATGGGGATTTGATTATGGAGCAGATCTATGAGGTttttgggtggggaggaaagAAGGACGATGAGAAAAAGGATAAaccggaggagaagaagaaggattaA
- a CDS encoding uncharacterized protein (COG:K; EggNog:ENOG503NX1S), giving the protein MSDSHSLAQILIRSVIRAFHTTQEVLAIEALVQHSCLRDDELAYLMKMNTKDLHRLCASLRDARFLTVHTRPEVIEGKTRPVNRTYYYIDYQQTVDAIKWRVYKTDKDMQGIAKPQDESKEYSCPRCKSQWTQLEVLDSVSIEGFLCLRCEAVLERSQEQEQPGHQQLSRMNNQFKFMTDMLQQIDKGLVPECSFDKAIAVARPIVREAMHEVLASVPVEDAGGMGKPSAVKGLANTGPKTMQVTISDGNEEAELIESRKRKERFLRENALPSWITDSSVPAPAATAAPPVVSFEMRDADGGDGGRAGKRVKVEGEMSFKMEEDEEDDLEFEDVV; this is encoded by the coding sequence aTGTCCGACTCCCACTCCCTAGCCCAAATCCTCATCCGCTCCGTCATCCGCGCCTTCCACACCACCCAAGAAGTCCTCGCCATCGAAGCCTTGGTCCAACACTCCTGCCTCCGCGACGACGAGCTAGCCTATCTCATGAAGATGAACACCAAagacctccaccgcctctgCGCCTCCCTTCGCGACGCCCGGTTTTTAACCGTACATACCCGCCCGGAAGTCATCGAGGGCAAAACCCGGCCTGTCAACAGGACATACTACTACATCGACTACCAGCAAACCGTCGACGCCATCAAATGGCGCGTCTACAAGACAGACAAGGACATGCAGGGCATTGCCAAACCACAGGACGAAAGCAAGGAGTATTCCTGCCCCAGGTGTAAATCCCAGTGGACGCAGCTGGAAGTGCTGGACAGCGTGAGCATAGAGGGGTTCTTGTGTCTACGATGCGAGGCTGTGCTTGAGAGGAGTCAAGAGCAGGAGCAACCCGGTCATCAGCAGTTGTCGAGGATGAATAACCAGTTTAAATTCATGACGGACATGCTGCAGCAGATTGACAAGGGGCTGGTGCCAGAATGCAGTTTTGACAAGGCGATTGCGGTGGCGAGACCGATTGTACGGGAGGCGATGCATGAGGTTTTGGCGAGCGTGCCGGTGGAGGATgcgggggggatggggaagcCGTCTGCGGTCAAGGGGTTGGCGAACACGGGGCCGAAGACGATGCAGGTTACGATCAGTGATGGGAATGAGGAGGCGGAGCTGATTGAGAgtaggaagaggaaggagaggtttTTGAGGGAGAACGCGCTGCCGAGTTGGATTACGGATAGCTCGGTGCCGGCGCCGGCTGCGACGGCTGCGCCCCCGGTGGTGAGCTTTGAGATGAGGGATgcggatgggggggatggtggacgggcggggaagagggtgaaggtggagggggagatgagctttaagatggaggaggatgaggaggatgatttggagtttgaggatgtggtttag